The following proteins are encoded in a genomic region of Corylus avellana chromosome ca4, CavTom2PMs-1.0:
- the LOC132177093 gene encoding pyruvate dehydrogenase E1 component subunit alpha-1, mitochondrial, with protein sequence MALLHLTSSSSRSNLLKPISAALSYSPSLRRSISSSAADDSRTFTIETSLPFTAHQCNPPSRSVDTNPKELLTFFRDMATMRRMEIAADSLYKAKLIRGFCHLYDGQEAVAVGMEASITKKDSIITAYRDHCTFLGRGGTLLEIFSELMGRQAGCSKGKGGSMHFYKKEAGFYGGHGIVGAQVPLGCGLAFAQKYSKDGTVSFALYGDGAANQGQLFEALNISALWDLPVILVCENNHYGMGTAEWRAAKSPSYYKRGDYVPGLKVDGMDVLAVKQACKFAKEHALKNGPIILEMDTYRYHGHSMSDPGSTYRTRDEISGVRQERDPVERVRKLVLSHDLATEKELKDLEKEIRKQVDEAIAQAKESPMPEPSELFSNVYAKGLGVEAFGPDRKELRAVLP encoded by the exons ATGGCCCTATTGCACTTAACATCATCCTCATCTCGATCCAATCTCCTGAAGCCCATCTCCGCCGCTTTATCCTACTCCCCATCTCTCCGCCGTTCGATCTCCTCCTCTGCAGCCGATGACAGCAGAACCTTCACAATCGAGACCTCCTTGCCCTTCACCGCGCACCAGTGCAACCCGCCTTCGCGCTCCGTGGACACCAACCCGAAGGAGCTCCTCACCTTCTTCCGCGACATGGCGACGATGCGGCGCATGGAGATCGCAGCGGACTCGCTCTACAAGGCCAAGCTGATCCGCGGTTTCTGCCATCTCTACGACGGCCAAGAAGCTGTGGCGGTGGGAATGGAGGCCTCGATCACAAAGAAGGATAGTATCATCACTGCTTACCGCGACCACTGCACGTTCCTCGGCCGCGGCGGTACCCTTCTCGAGATCTTCTCCGAGCTCATGGGACGCCAGGCCGGCTGCTCCAAAGGAAAGGGAGGCTCTATGCACTTCTACAAGAAGGAGGCTGGGTTTTACGGCGGTCACGGCATCGTCGGGGCTCAAGTGCCGCTAGGTTGTGGCTTGGCCTTCGCGCAGAAGTACTCCAAGGACGGGACGGTGTCGTTCGCGTTGTACGGTGACGGTGCTGCGAATCAGGGACAGTTGTTCGAGGCCTTGAACATTTCCGCGCTTTGGGATCTGCCGGTGATTTTGGTCTGCGAGAACAATCATT ATGGTATGGGAACGGCGGAGTGGAGAGCAGCGAAGAGTCCCTCCTACTACAAGCGTGGGGATTATGTTCCTGGGTTGAAG GTAGATGGCATGGATGTCCTTGCTGTGAAACAGGCGTGCAAATTTGCCAAGGAGCACGCTTTGAAGAATGGGCCCATT ATTCTTGAAATGGACACTTACAGGTACCATGGTCATTCCATGTCTGATCCTGGAAGCACATACCGCACTCGCGACGAGATTTCTGGTGTGAGACAG GAGCGTGATCCAGTTGAAAGAGTAAGAAAGCTGGTATTATCTCATGATCTAGCTACTGAAAAGGAGCTAAAG GATTTGGAGAAGGAAATAAGAAAACAAGTTGATGAAGCCATTGCTCAAGCCAAG GAAAGTCCAATGCCGGAACCTTCTGAACTATTTTCCAATGTGTATGCCAAAGGATTAGGAGTTGAG GCTTTTGGACCAGATAGGAAAGAACTCAGAGCTGTGCTTCCATAA
- the LOC132179389 gene encoding probable galacturonosyltransferase-like 9 → MVLFRLSAAVLLILVSLLLPPFCLGIRSFPAIIGGGGDRYGSGLHGFDQFDEAPDYRNGAECPVSSNRDYVSSCDASLVHIAMTLDSEYLRGSMAAVHSVLRHASCPEHVFFHFISAEFDPASPRQLTQLVRSTFPSLNFKVYIFREDTVINLISSSIRLALENPLNYARNYLGDILDQCVDRVIYLDSDVIVVDDIHRLWSSKLTGSRVIGAPEYCHANFTKYFTDSFWSDPLLSRVFASRNPCYFNTGVMVMDLVRWREGNFRRRIENWMELQRKRRIYDLGSLPPFLLVFGGNVEPIDHRWNQHGLGGDNVKGSCRSLHPGPVSLLHWSGKGKPWVRLDANKSCPLDIVWKPYDLYRAKDQSSGFSSSLTSPPALVGYSGY, encoded by the coding sequence ATGGTTCTCTTCCGATTAAGCGCAGCCGTTTTATTAATTCTTGTTTCGCTTCTGTTACCGCCGTTTTGTCTGGGTATCCGGTCGTTTCCGGCTATAATCGGCGGCGGTGGGGATAGATATGGGTCGGGGCTCCACGGGTTCGACCAGTTCGATGAGGCGCCGGACTACCGTAACGGAGCGGAGTGCCCCGTGTCGAGCAACAGGGATTATGTGTCGTCGTGTGACGCGTCGTTGGTACATATCGCGATGACTTTGGACTCGGAGTATTTACGTGGCTCCATGGCAGCTGTTCACTCGGTTCTGCGACACGCCTCGTGCCCAGAGCACGTGTTCTTCCACTTCATCTCGGCGGAATTCGACCCGGCGAGCCCACGGCAATTGACCCAACTCGTCCGATCCACTTTCCCTTCGCTCAACTTCAAGGTCTATATCTTCCGCGAGGACACGGTGATCAACCTCATCTCCTCGTCGATCCGGTTAGCCCTCGAGAATCCGTTGAACTACGCGAGGAATTACTTGGGTGACATTCTGGATCAGTGCGTGGACCGCGTCATCTACCTGGACTCGGACGTCATCGTCGTCGACGACATTCACAGGCTCTGGAGCTCTAAGCTCACCGGCTCCCGGGTCATCGGAGCGCCGGAGTACTGCCACGCAAACTTCACCAAGTACTTCACGGACTCGTTCTGGTCCGACCCGTTGCTCTCCCGGGTCTTCGCCTCCCGAAACCCGTGCTATTTCAACACCGGCGTGATGGTGATGGACCTGGTGAGGTGGAGAGAAGGGAACTTTAGGAGGAGGATCGAGAATTGGATGGAGTTGCAAAGGAAAAGAAGGATCTACGATCTGGGTTCGCTCCCACCGTTCTTGCTAGTGTTCGGCGGGAACGTGGAGCCCATTGATCACCGGTGGAACCAGCACGGTCTCGGCGGCGATAATGTCAAGGGTAGCTGTAGGTCTTTACACCCTGGCCCCGTCAGCTTGCTTCACTGGAGTGGGAAGGGCAAGCCCTGGGTTCGCCTAGATGCCAATAAATCCTGCCCCCTCGACATTGTTTGGAAGCCGTACGATCTTTACAGGGCAAAGGATCAGTCTTCTGGATTCTCCTCCTCCTTGACGTCGCCTCCGGCATTGGTTGGGTATTCGGGTTACTAG
- the LOC132179704 gene encoding germin-like protein subfamily 1 member 1 codes for MKTNCCSQLLQLLFGLALLLGLAKPDPDPLQDYCVADNSSPQSLFLNGAPPCIDPNRATPSDFATSALSKPGDTRANFAGSNVTLTNTVNLPGLNTMGLTLARIDIEANGFVPPHSHPRASEVTICLKGELVVGFVDTSNRFYTQKLLPGDSFVFPKGLIHFLSNADETLPALAVSGLNSQNPGAQLALLASFPTKPGIPDELLKKAYQMNGLDVARIRRNLGG; via the coding sequence aTGAAAACCAATTGTTGTTCCCAATTGCTCCAATTACTCTTCGGGTTGGCTCTTCTATTGGGCCTAGCGAAACCCGACCCGGATCCGCTTCAAGATTATTGCGTTGCGGATAACAGCAGCCCACAATCTCTGTTCCTCAATGGCGCACCCCCTTGCATTGACCCAAATCGAGCAACCCCTTCCGACTTTGCCACGTCCGCTCTATCCAAGCCCGGCGATACGCGCGCCAACTTTGCCGGGTCCAATGTCACACTAACCAACACCGTCAATTTGCCTGGGCTGAACACTATGGGCCTGACCCTGGCCCGAATCGACATAGAGGCCAATGGGTTCGTGCCACCGCACTCACACCCGCGGGCCTCGGAAGTAACCATTTGCCTCAAGGGCGAGCTGGTTGTGGGCTTCGTGGACACCTCTAACCGCTTCTATACACAGAAACTGCTGCCCGGTGACTCATTTGTTTTCCCCAAGGGTTTGATCCATTTTCTCTCCAACGCCGACGAAACGCTCCCGGCGCTAGCCGTGTCGGGGCTCAATAGCCAAAATCCTGGCGCCCAGCTCGCATTGTTAGCCTCATTCCCAACAAAGCCTGGGATTCCTGACGAGCTATTGAAGAAGGCGTATCAAATGAACGGCCTAGATGTGGCCAGGATTCGGAGGAACCTTGGAGGGTGA